From the genome of Arvicola amphibius chromosome 9, mArvAmp1.2, whole genome shotgun sequence, one region includes:
- the Ift27 gene encoding intraflagellar transport protein 27 homolog isoform X1: MVKLAAKCILAGDPAVGKTALVQMFRSDGTHFQKNYTLTTGVDLVVKTVPVLDTNDSVELFIFDSAGKELFSEMLDKLWESPNVLCLVYDVTNEQSFNSCTKWLEKVRAQTPGTFLPGVLVGTKTDLVGRRTVDSAQAQAWALGQGLEFFETSVKEMDNYEAPFHCLAKQFHQLYREKVDMFHTLV, translated from the exons ATGGTGAAGCTAGCAGCCAAATGCATCCTGGCAG gagatccagctgtaggcaagACAGCCCTGGTGCAGATGTTCCGCAGCGACGGGACCCATTTCCAGAAGAACTACACTCTG ACAACAGGTGTGGATTTGGTGGTGAAGACAGTGCCAGTTCTTGACACAAATGACAGTGTG GAACTCTTCATTTTTGACTCTGCCGGCAAGGAGCTGTTCTCTGAAATGCTGGATAAATTG TGGGAGAGCCCCAACGTCCTGTGTCTCGTCTATGATGTGACCAATGAGCAGTCCTTCAACAGCTGCACCAAGTGGCTTGAGAAGGTTCGGGCCCAGACTCCGGGTACCTTCCTCCCAG GTGTTTTAGTGGGGACTAAGACTGACCTGGTTGGCCGACGAACAGTGGATTCTGCGCAGGCCCAGGCGTGGGCACTGGGCCAAGGCCTGGAATTCTTTGAAACGTCTGTG AAGGAGATGGACAATTATGAAGCCCCATTCCACTGTCTGGCCAAGCAGTTCCACCAGCTGTACCGGGAGAAGGTGGACATGTTCCATACCCTGGTGTGA
- the Ift27 gene encoding intraflagellar transport protein 27 homolog isoform X2: MFRSDGTHFQKNYTLTTGVDLVVKTVPVLDTNDSVELFIFDSAGKELFSEMLDKLWESPNVLCLVYDVTNEQSFNSCTKWLEKVRAQTPGTFLPGVLVGTKTDLVGRRTVDSAQAQAWALGQGLEFFETSVKEMDNYEAPFHCLAKQFHQLYREKVDMFHTLV; encoded by the exons ATGTTCCGCAGCGACGGGACCCATTTCCAGAAGAACTACACTCTG ACAACAGGTGTGGATTTGGTGGTGAAGACAGTGCCAGTTCTTGACACAAATGACAGTGTG GAACTCTTCATTTTTGACTCTGCCGGCAAGGAGCTGTTCTCTGAAATGCTGGATAAATTG TGGGAGAGCCCCAACGTCCTGTGTCTCGTCTATGATGTGACCAATGAGCAGTCCTTCAACAGCTGCACCAAGTGGCTTGAGAAGGTTCGGGCCCAGACTCCGGGTACCTTCCTCCCAG GTGTTTTAGTGGGGACTAAGACTGACCTGGTTGGCCGACGAACAGTGGATTCTGCGCAGGCCCAGGCGTGGGCACTGGGCCAAGGCCTGGAATTCTTTGAAACGTCTGTG AAGGAGATGGACAATTATGAAGCCCCATTCCACTGTCTGGCCAAGCAGTTCCACCAGCTGTACCGGGAGAAGGTGGACATGTTCCATACCCTGGTGTGA